The window CGGCCGTATGAGAAACGGTAATGACTGCATCTTCCCGGCCGATTCCGCACGCTCTCAGTGCCAGATGAAGGGCTTCCGTTCCGCTACCTGCTCCCACGACGCTGGGCGCTCCCAGATAATCCCCAAACTCACGCTCAAAGCTGGTCACCTCGTTACCAACGATGTACCTGCCTCCGGCCAGAACGGCAGCAACTGCGTGATCGATCTCAGCCCGGTGAGCGTGATAGGAGGCGCCGGGATTTGCTTGCGGGATCGGGTCGGAAATGCCCTTCAAATATAGCGCTCCAGATTTCCTCGATAGTACTCGAGTGTTTTGAGCAGGCCTTCTTTGAGCGGAGTTTTCGGCTGCCAGTTGAGCTTCGTTCGAATCAGATTGAAATCCGCATAATAATCGCCGACGTCGATTGCTTTTCGATCTGCGGGAAAGTCTCGATTCGAAAAATTTCCCGATCCGTTTAATTGAATGAGAAGATCCGCAAGTTCCTGCAAACTGATCACGCAATCCCCTCCCAGATTAAATACTTGCCCATCGGCTTTATCACTGGCTGCTGCAAGAAGGAAAGCTTGCACAGCATCATCCACATACGTGAAGTCGCGCAATTGCCGGCCTCCCCAAACCTCAAAGGAGTTTCCTTCAATCAGATGCCGAATCCAGAGTCCGAGAAATGTCTGGCGCGCGTCTTTGATTCGCATTCGCGGTCCGTAAGTATTTGTAAGCCTCAAAGAACAGGCGCGGATCTTGTACACGTTGTTGTACAGAACGTGATACCATTCGCCGGCCATTTTGTTGATTCCATTTGCATCGACCGGCCGGAGCAAATGTTTTTCATCAACCGGAAGATAGTCCGGTTTCCCGTAGATCTGTCTTGTGCTTGCGAAAACGATTTTGACATTTGGATTCCACTTCCGGCAAGCTTCCAGAATAGAAATCTGCGCGCGGCAATTAATATCCAGATCGGCGTA of the bacterium genome contains:
- a CDS encoding NAD-dependent epimerase/dehydratase family protein; the protein is MTFSNLFNGKNVLITGGLGFIGSNLAHQLVELGANVLLVDSLIPEYGGNIFNIDSIRNQAQINISDVRDEHSMRYLVQEKDFLFNLAGQTSHLDSMMEPYADLDINCRAQISILEACRKWNPNVKIVFASTRQIYGKPDYLPVDEKHLLRPVDANGINKMAGEWYHVLYNNVYKIRACSLRLTNTYGPRMRIKDARQTFLGLWIRHLIEGNSFEVWGGRQLRDFTYVDDAVQAFLLAAASDKADGQVFNLGGDCVISLQELADLLIQLNGSGNFSNRDFPADRKAIDVGDYYADFNLIRTKLNWQPKTPLKEGLLKTLEYYRGNLERYI